From a region of the Candidatus Pantoea bituminis genome:
- a CDS encoding xanthine dehydrogenase family protein molybdopterin-binding subunit, protein MKSVRAEQQHQLPLSEQTPPQQGLGAAPQRKDGTLKVSGHATYAAEHQVENVLYGVVVQSTVSSGRITAMETQAARRAEGVLAVYSHLNSLKINKPRSIPEGGAAQTTYLPIQNDRIIHNGQNIALVVAETFEQATHAASLIKVAYAETPALIFPEDKGAKPQDQDSLTITMGNAQQAMEQAEVRIKNKFITPREYNQPMEPHACIAHWQDDKLTVWEPSQWVAGARTAIAEWMGIDISNVEIISPYVGGGSGQKRRLPLTLHSPAWPHVN, encoded by the coding sequence GTGAAAAGCGTTCGCGCCGAACAACAACATCAGCTGCCCCTTTCTGAACAGACGCCGCCTCAACAGGGTTTAGGTGCTGCGCCACAGCGTAAAGATGGCACGTTAAAAGTCAGCGGGCACGCCACGTATGCCGCTGAACATCAGGTTGAAAACGTGCTGTATGGCGTGGTAGTACAATCAACTGTCTCCAGCGGCCGCATAACGGCAATGGAGACACAGGCGGCCCGCCGCGCAGAAGGCGTACTGGCCGTTTATTCGCACCTCAATAGCCTGAAAATTAACAAACCGAGGTCGATTCCTGAGGGCGGTGCTGCCCAAACCACCTATCTCCCGATTCAGAACGATCGCATCATCCATAACGGGCAGAACATTGCCTTGGTGGTGGCAGAAACCTTTGAGCAGGCAACACATGCCGCCTCCCTGATTAAAGTGGCGTACGCCGAGACGCCCGCGCTGATTTTCCCGGAAGACAAAGGCGCTAAACCGCAGGATCAGGATTCGCTGACGATCACCATGGGAAATGCGCAGCAGGCAATGGAACAGGCCGAGGTGCGAATTAAAAATAAATTTATTACGCCGCGTGAATACAACCAGCCGATGGAACCGCACGCCTGTATCGCGCACTGGCAGGATGACAAGCTGACCGTGTGGGAACCGAGCCAATGGGTTGCGGGCGCGCGTACCGCCATTGCTGAATGGATGGGAATCGATATCAGCAATGTTGAGATTATCTCACCTTATGTTGGTGGGGGTTCGGGTCAAAAGCGTCGCCTGCCACTCACGTTGCACTCGCCTGCGTGGCCTCACGTGAACTGA
- a CDS encoding xanthine dehydrogenase family protein molybdopterin-binding subunit: MASRELKRPVKVALTRPQTFTGFGGRASTHQSLEMGATRDGKITAIIHDGYNETSLDDVFAEGTNRVTARMYAIENVTSHHRVVPINTVTPGWMRAPGENPSAFSLEVSMDEMAYALNMDPLALRIKNWADHDYQQGKPWSSRQLKEAYQKGAEAFGWSKRSMEPRSMREGRELIGWGMASGTYPVNLQPAEATLVLQPDGHLTVKSAGADIGTGTYTILAQTAADVLKIPQDRIQVELGDSRLPSAGVAGGSQLAGNLTAAVFKTALALRERLFTLAIETPDSPLFGTPRDKLVVMDNGVAMTMRPNRKVTFEQLLSLAGLPSLALSADTFKGNASAEERDKMLSALNTITRPEDVSAHSWSALFVEVRVDEDFGTVRVKRMVGAFDSGRLYNPALARSQWIGGMVMGLGQALLEEGTLDPRNGRVINNNLADYLVAVSADVPEITTIDVGQPDYKATTMGGKAVGELGIVGMAAAISNAVFHATGKRVRELPITMEKLI, from the coding sequence GTGGCCTCACGTGAACTGAAGCGTCCGGTGAAAGTCGCGCTAACGCGCCCGCAAACCTTTACCGGTTTTGGTGGCCGTGCGTCTACCCATCAATCTCTGGAGATGGGCGCAACGCGCGACGGTAAAATCACCGCCATTATTCATGATGGCTATAACGAAACGTCCCTTGATGATGTGTTTGCCGAAGGCACCAACCGTGTCACTGCGCGGATGTATGCGATTGAGAACGTGACCTCTCATCATCGCGTTGTCCCGATTAACACCGTGACGCCTGGATGGATGCGCGCGCCAGGTGAAAACCCCAGCGCGTTTAGCCTGGAAGTCAGCATGGATGAAATGGCCTATGCACTGAATATGGATCCGCTGGCGTTGCGCATAAAAAACTGGGCCGATCACGATTATCAACAGGGTAAACCCTGGAGTTCTCGCCAGCTGAAAGAGGCGTATCAAAAGGGCGCTGAAGCATTCGGCTGGAGTAAACGCAGTATGGAACCGCGTTCGATGCGCGAAGGGCGAGAGCTGATCGGCTGGGGAATGGCCAGTGGAACCTATCCAGTGAACCTGCAACCGGCGGAAGCGACTCTGGTTCTGCAACCGGATGGACACCTTACGGTGAAGAGCGCGGGCGCGGATATCGGGACCGGCACTTACACTATCCTGGCGCAGACCGCAGCCGATGTGCTGAAAATTCCACAAGATCGTATTCAGGTTGAACTGGGCGATTCGCGCCTGCCGTCAGCGGGCGTGGCCGGCGGGTCTCAGTTGGCAGGTAATCTCACCGCGGCCGTGTTTAAAACGGCGCTGGCTTTACGTGAACGTCTGTTCACGCTGGCCATCGAAACCCCTGATTCACCGTTGTTTGGTACACCGCGTGACAAGTTAGTGGTCATGGATAACGGCGTGGCGATGACTATGCGTCCCAACCGTAAAGTGACGTTTGAACAGTTGCTGTCATTAGCGGGTTTACCTTCGCTTGCACTTTCTGCTGATACCTTTAAAGGTAATGCCTCCGCTGAAGAGCGCGACAAAATGCTCAGCGCACTCAATACCATTACGCGGCCAGAAGATGTTTCGGCACATAGCTGGAGCGCGCTGTTTGTTGAAGTTCGCGTGGATGAAGACTTCGGCACGGTACGCGTGAAGCGTATGGTCGGTGCTTTTGACAGCGGAAGGCTCTATAACCCCGCGCTGGCACGCAGCCAGTGGATTGGGGGAATGGTGATGGGACTGGGACAAGCGTTGTTGGAAGAAGGCACCCTTGATCCGCGTAATGGTCGGGTTATCAATAATAATCTCGCCGATTATTTGGTGGCGGTGAGTGCAGATGTGCCAGAAATCACTACGATTGATGTCGGTCAGCCAGATTACAAGGCTACAACGATGGGCGGCAAAGCGGTGGGTGAACTGGGTATTGTCGGCATGGCTGCGGCAATCAGTAATGCGGTGTTCCACGCAACCGGTAAGCGCGTACGTGAATTGCCCATCACCATGGAAAAACTGATTTGA